In the Armatimonas rosea genome, TCTGGCTCGGTGAGGCTATCGAGGGCCAAGCCAATCTTGGGGGTAGCCTCCCAGCCGATGGTACGCGGTGTTCCGTCGGGCTCGCACCGAACGGCTAAGAACGCGACCCCTTGGAGGGGCTTGGGAAGTCCGAGAATGCGGGCCGTGCGGCTCTCCTGCGACTCCGTGGCGAAGGTCTTGAGGCGCTCTTGCGCCACTTGGGGAGCAAGCATCGCTCTAACCTCCTGCCAGCGCGACCAGGCGCAGGAACGTGATCCGGGAGTCGGGGCGCAGGGCCACGGGGGCCTCCAGCACCTCACACTGGATATCGTCGATAAAGACAAAGAAAAGGCCATCGCGAAACGCCGTGAGGGCACTCTCGATAGCGACTTCGACATCCACGTGTTGTGCCGGTGTTTCATCGGGGAGGGACGGCGCTACGCGCCCCGCCGCCAGGCCCGCGGTGATAGCCTCCGCCGAGAGCGCGGTCAGCACGGCACGGCTCTCCTGGCGCTGGTGGAAGGCATCGACTTGCTCACGAACAATGCCCTCGATCAGCGCCGCGAGGGTGGGGGAGCACTCTGACAAGACAGAGGAGGTTTCAAAAGAGGGAAAGAGCGCCCGCCCGCGCCCAAAGAGTGTGCCTTCGACGATCATGGTCAAATACTCGGCAGAAGCGGCGTAAACGGAAAGCCTTTTTCGTCGCCCGGAGAACGAGTCTCCGGGCTTGAGAGGGCGACGCGTCCCTGCGGACGCAGTAGATTCGGTTGGCTATGCTGGAATACTCTTCCCGGGGTAAACTCTACCCCATGCCCAATAAATACGCGCGCAAGCTGGCGGCAAAGCTCGCCCCGGACCCTGCGGCCTTTCTGGCGGCGCTGGAGGCGGGCAAGAGCGCTCGGCCGGCGGTGCTCTGGCTCGGCGAGTCCGTGGAGAGCCCGTTTGAGAGTCTCCCCCCCCCGCCGTGGCAGCCCGCGTTTGTGGAGGCCATGGCCGACGGCGAGCGTCCCGGACGCAACCCCCTCCACGACCAAGGCGCGTACTACTGCTTGGATCTGTCGTCGGTGTTTGAGGCCAGCGCGCTCTGTGGGCTCCCGAGTGGGGGGACGGTCGTGGATGTCTGTGCGGCACCGGGGGGCAAGACCATCTTTGCCCACCGTGCGCTCGCTCCGGAGCGCCTGATCGCTAACGAGGTGATCGGCAAGCGCCTCGGGCCTCTGACCGGAAACCTGCGGCGCTGCCAGGTCCCTGCCGAGACCCGCTGCGCGGACCCGTCGGTGCTGGCGACCGAGCTAGCAGGGCAGGCACGTGTCGTGCTGGTGGATGCGCCCTGCTCGGGGCAGTCGCTGCTGGCGCGGGGACAGGACAACCCCGGGGCGTTCCACCCGGTC is a window encoding:
- a CDS encoding RsmB/NOP family class I SAM-dependent RNA methyltransferase, translating into MPNKYARKLAAKLAPDPAAFLAALEAGKSARPAVLWLGESVESPFESLPPPPWQPAFVEAMADGERPGRNPLHDQGAYYCLDLSSVFEASALCGLPSGGTVVDVCAAPGGKTIFAHRALAPERLIANEVIGKRLGPLTGNLRRCQVPAETRCADPSVLATELAGQARVVLVDAPCSGQSLLARGQDNPGAFHPVNVNSCANRQKRILAESVGLLAPGGFLLYSTCTYATEENEEVVAWLLSRFPELMAQELPSHAAHRSPHASFPSYRLWPDEGRGFGAGGFVALLQLSGIQKCV